A window of Chitinophaga sp. MM2321 contains these coding sequences:
- a CDS encoding response regulator, whose protein sequence is MGRKILFVEKEPEQATQTKLKLEASGYEVTHLDNGSLAWGQYLGAEYDLCLIDANIRKMNGYQLIAAIRKVNNNIPILFTSSSTSENDALKALGLGADDFLPKPYDQMKLQQRLHCWTSKFPTKEERGIKKEKPTSAAGANEQELKKKNITDPQKGAPSKASKKNDKGKQKKNKP, encoded by the coding sequence ATGGGAAGAAAAATCCTATTTGTAGAAAAGGAACCAGAACAGGCAACACAGACAAAATTGAAACTGGAGGCATCCGGTTATGAGGTGACCCACCTGGATAACGGGAGCCTGGCATGGGGGCAATACCTCGGAGCGGAATATGACCTGTGCCTGATTGATGCCAATATCCGAAAGATGAATGGCTATCAGTTAATTGCAGCCATCCGGAAGGTCAATAACAACATCCCGATTTTATTTACTTCTTCGAGTACTTCGGAGAATGATGCCCTAAAGGCATTAGGGCTGGGGGCAGATGATTTTTTGCCCAAGCCTTATGACCAGATGAAGTTGCAACAGCGTTTGCATTGCTGGACGAGTAAGTTTCCAACAAAGGAGGAAAGGGGAATTAAGAAAGAAAAACCTACATCAGCAGCGGGAGCTAATGAACAGGAACTGAAGAAAAAAAATATAACAGATCCGCAAAAGGGGGCGCCTTCTAAAGCGTCCAAGAAAAATGATAAAGGGAAACAGAAAAAGAATAAACCTTAG
- a CDS encoding TraB/GumN family protein — MIKLINMFSPSKVLTCCLVFSVNLVHAQLLWKITGSQLQGTSYLFGTTGSLCKDEFFVPAKVTAAFRESAILCTEIDMSKPEDPKKLEPLLMIPQGDPSLHDGMDSIKFDELLRYFADSLSLDLIKLQWAKPLLAATIVITRGIPCKQAVSIEKEMIATAIREKKSIVALENITDQVKIYDSIPDMVEGEILLSRIRNINKGNETYFRSAHAYRRQDLNELEALYEASEAERPYRSLFLADRHIAWIPKMKAQLTKGTVFFAVAAAHLAGDKGLIQLLRNEGFTVEPLPD; from the coding sequence ATGATAAAATTGATCAACATGTTTTCTCCCTCAAAAGTATTGACCTGTTGTTTGGTCTTTTCGGTAAATCTGGTACATGCACAACTCCTGTGGAAAATTACAGGCAGTCAACTCCAGGGAACTTCCTATCTCTTCGGAACTACCGGTTCGCTGTGCAAAGACGAATTCTTTGTTCCAGCCAAAGTAACTGCTGCATTCAGGGAATCAGCAATTTTGTGTACAGAAATAGATATGTCCAAGCCTGAAGATCCCAAAAAACTGGAACCGCTACTCATGATTCCACAGGGCGACCCCTCATTGCATGACGGCATGGACAGCATAAAATTTGATGAATTACTCCGCTATTTCGCGGATTCCCTTTCTCTGGACCTGATCAAACTACAATGGGCTAAACCTTTGCTGGCAGCCACTATCGTTATCACGCGCGGGATTCCATGCAAACAGGCGGTATCAATAGAGAAAGAAATGATTGCCACTGCAATACGGGAGAAAAAATCAATTGTTGCCTTGGAAAATATTACCGATCAGGTTAAGATATATGATAGCATACCCGATATGGTAGAAGGGGAAATTTTGCTATCAAGGATCCGGAACATCAACAAAGGTAACGAAACCTATTTCCGTTCAGCACATGCCTATCGGCGGCAGGACCTGAATGAACTGGAAGCACTTTACGAAGCCTCCGAGGCTGAAAGGCCATACCGATCCTTGTTCCTCGCTGACCGGCACATCGCCTGGATACCCAAAATGAAAGCCCAACTAACCAAAGGAACAGTTTTCTTTGCTGTTGCTGCTGCTCATCTTGCAGGAGATAAGGGACTTATTCAGCTTTTGCGGAATGAAGGTTTTACGGTAGAACCGCTACCTGATTAA
- a CDS encoding sigma-70 family RNA polymerase sigma factor, producing MKTLCDKPDSALAVLFNEGSSDAFAEIYNRYWQKMYGHARRMVKDDEQAADVLQDVFTKLLEKKGKFELKSTIASFLYTSLRNHILNIIAKERIRDDHFQLLVRIYEDGHWQTDEAILARELTESIDREIELLHEQTRTKFKLSWNEQLSHKEIAVRTGTAEETVKKQLYLAIKTLRSRIARILIIVIG from the coding sequence ATGAAAACTTTATGTGATAAACCTGATTCAGCGTTGGCCGTATTGTTTAATGAAGGCAGTTCAGATGCGTTTGCTGAGATATATAACCGGTATTGGCAAAAAATGTACGGCCATGCCAGGCGCATGGTCAAAGATGATGAGCAGGCAGCTGACGTATTGCAGGACGTGTTTACAAAGCTCCTTGAGAAAAAAGGAAAATTCGAGCTGAAAAGCACCATTGCTTCTTTTCTGTATACTTCCCTTCGTAATCATATCCTGAATATTATTGCGAAGGAAAGAATAAGGGACGATCATTTTCAGTTACTCGTTCGCATCTATGAAGATGGGCATTGGCAGACCGATGAAGCCATACTGGCAAGGGAACTGACTGAAAGTATTGATAGGGAAATTGAGCTGCTACACGAACAGACCAGGACTAAGTTTAAATTGAGCTGGAATGAGCAGCTGAGTCATAAGGAAATCGCCGTCCGCACGGGAACAGCGGAAGAAACAGTAAAAAAGCAACTTTATTTGGCCATCAAAACCCTGCGCAGCAGGATTGCAAGAATATTGATCATTGTGATCGGCTGA